One window from the genome of Curtobacterium poinsettiae encodes:
- a CDS encoding SIR2 family protein — translation MEENIDSRLGSADNTERTAVLLGAGASKDAGLPLTSELAGAIVDKANEAGHGPSRGRPDWVRAINAVYAGMVGYQGARGENPRSAVNIETLISAVRLLRDRENHEVAPFVASWSAALSNFGSSNLPTQSGKAILDSVGKALSSRIGFEDRNITEAVARIARAALRPDLKEPFERAEEFILASLVELLGAHGDVSYFAPLLQLAREQVGGVDVITLNYDLTVETAAANENISVNRGVEGWRPGEYLQFLPVDGQLNLMKLHGSLDWQPSVSPDAPHSQLSPRGIRVVPPEASPETWGHQRRDLPWIVVGDREKLATDGPTLVLNFAARSALLRATHLAVAGYSFSDVHINAMIRDWLGGDSARTMSILDPHWPRQRFYDTSEDFRSALMAEYGRRFDGRGRGILARVQPVEGTTGDRLGELLSSRPSLAPDPIVTVAVTQNEDSVRFDVTWLGLALTEVSLTVRPLTEPGSNYGFSATTPLFDALPIPAETSSRGLWGSGMSREFWGTGVTVTVYAPPETVLPVELDIDGSTIAGVEGWRGTVGAA, via the coding sequence ATGGAGGAGAACATCGACAGCCGACTAGGTAGTGCCGACAACACCGAACGTACTGCGGTGCTGCTGGGGGCGGGTGCCTCGAAAGACGCCGGACTTCCCCTCACCTCGGAACTTGCGGGCGCGATCGTTGACAAGGCGAATGAGGCTGGACATGGTCCTTCGCGAGGAAGACCGGACTGGGTTCGTGCGATTAATGCGGTCTACGCAGGCATGGTGGGGTATCAGGGTGCACGCGGAGAGAATCCGCGGTCCGCCGTTAATATTGAAACCTTAATATCTGCGGTTCGGTTGCTCCGTGATCGCGAGAATCACGAAGTGGCACCGTTTGTTGCGAGTTGGTCGGCGGCGCTCAGCAACTTTGGTTCATCTAATCTCCCGACTCAATCGGGTAAAGCCATCTTAGACTCGGTCGGGAAGGCCTTGAGTTCGCGAATTGGATTCGAAGACCGAAACATCACCGAGGCTGTCGCTAGAATTGCTCGGGCGGCACTTCGCCCCGATCTTAAGGAGCCCTTCGAGCGGGCCGAGGAATTTATCCTCGCATCTCTAGTTGAACTGCTCGGTGCCCACGGAGACGTCTCCTACTTCGCTCCACTCCTTCAGCTAGCGCGGGAGCAGGTTGGGGGGGTCGATGTGATCACCCTGAACTATGACCTTACTGTAGAAACAGCTGCCGCAAACGAAAACATCTCTGTTAATCGCGGCGTCGAGGGGTGGCGCCCAGGCGAGTATCTCCAGTTCCTGCCAGTCGACGGCCAATTGAATCTCATGAAGCTTCACGGATCGTTGGACTGGCAACCATCGGTTTCCCCAGATGCACCTCACTCGCAGCTCTCACCACGCGGGATTCGTGTTGTCCCGCCCGAGGCATCTCCAGAGACGTGGGGGCATCAGCGCCGCGACCTGCCCTGGATTGTGGTTGGTGATCGGGAGAAGCTGGCAACCGACGGGCCAACACTTGTTCTCAATTTCGCTGCACGATCAGCGTTGCTCCGTGCCACGCATCTCGCTGTGGCGGGCTACTCCTTCAGCGATGTGCATATCAATGCGATGATCCGCGATTGGTTGGGTGGGGACTCGGCGCGCACGATGTCAATCCTCGATCCCCATTGGCCTCGGCAGCGTTTCTACGACACGAGTGAGGACTTCCGGTCCGCGCTGATGGCTGAGTATGGGAGACGATTCGACGGCCGAGGGCGTGGCATTTTGGCTCGAGTGCAGCCCGTTGAAGGGACCACTGGGGATCGACTTGGTGAGTTGCTTAGTTCACGGCCGAGTCTCGCGCCAGACCCCATCGTGACCGTTGCTGTCACACAAAATGAGGATTCCGTTCGATTTGACGTGACGTGGCTAGGACTGGCCCTCACCGAAGTTAGCCTGACGGTAAGGCCGCTGACTGAACCAGGCTCTAACTATGGATTCTCTGCAACTACGCCCCTTTTTGATGCGCTACCGATCCCAGCCGAGACGTCTTCTCGTGGGCTATGGGGTTCTGGAATGTCGCGGGAGTTCTGGGGGACGGGTGTCACGGTGACTGTCTACGCTCCTCCGGAGACGGTTTTACCCGTGGAGCTAGATATCGACGGCTCAACGATTGCCGGTGTGGAAGGATGGCGCGGAACGGTAGGGGCGGCCTAA